In Egibacteraceae bacterium, a single genomic region encodes these proteins:
- a CDS encoding cyclic nucleotide-binding domain-containing protein, with protein sequence MDVAALRECRVFDTLDDAEVAEIATLVERVDVAVGDVVFGQGDVATHLYVVAAGSLEVVHDDHVAARLGAGGVFGEMALFNRQRRVATIRAVHDTTLLAISDERLQPLVLRQRPAAVKLVQQLGALLGDRLRGLDLHLAERAVDHDSALAVALAEYRQLRQEILSNWALAYHSLGKPGKLAVASTKPSATAADLSVAYSPGVAEPCVAIHDDPDRAYAYTGKGHLVAVVSNGTAVLGLGNIGALASKPVMEGKAVLFKRFADVDAFDIEVDETDPAAFVDTVVRIAPTFGGINLEDIAAPDCFWIERECKRRLDIPVMHDDQHGTAIIIGAALMNALELVGKRIEDVRVVFSGVGAAGFASAVYLLGLGVRREHLVMTDRKGVVFTGRAGHDYLQDVASDTAARTLAEAVEGADVFVGVSAAGVLSPDMLRSMAPTPIVFALANPVPEIDPGVARETRAGVIIATGRSDHPNQVNNVLAFPYIFRGALDIRATAITEGMKHAASRAIAALAQQPVTADAGYAPGDLAFGHEALIPKPFDRRLLPEVASAVAAQGLRDGVARTDLDLDQYAVDLREWPRQ encoded by the coding sequence ATGGATGTCGCGGCTCTGCGGGAGTGTCGCGTCTTCGACACCTTGGACGACGCCGAGGTCGCCGAGATCGCCACGCTGGTTGAGCGGGTGGACGTCGCCGTGGGCGACGTCGTCTTCGGGCAGGGCGACGTGGCGACGCACCTGTACGTCGTGGCGGCGGGCAGCCTTGAAGTGGTCCATGACGACCACGTGGCGGCACGGCTGGGGGCCGGCGGGGTCTTCGGCGAGATGGCCCTGTTCAACCGTCAGCGGCGGGTCGCCACGATCCGGGCGGTCCACGACACGACGCTGCTCGCCATCAGCGACGAGCGCCTGCAGCCGCTCGTCCTGCGGCAGCGTCCCGCGGCGGTCAAGCTCGTGCAGCAGCTCGGCGCGCTCCTGGGCGATCGGCTGCGCGGCCTGGACCTGCACCTGGCCGAGCGGGCCGTCGATCACGACTCGGCGCTGGCGGTGGCCCTCGCCGAGTACCGCCAGCTGCGTCAGGAGATCCTCTCGAACTGGGCGCTCGCGTACCACTCGCTGGGCAAGCCCGGCAAGCTCGCGGTCGCGTCCACCAAGCCGAGCGCGACCGCCGCGGATCTCTCGGTGGCCTACTCGCCTGGGGTCGCCGAGCCATGCGTCGCAATCCACGACGATCCAGACCGCGCCTATGCCTACACGGGCAAGGGGCACCTCGTGGCGGTGGTCAGCAACGGCACCGCGGTGCTCGGACTGGGCAACATCGGGGCGCTGGCGTCCAAACCGGTCATGGAGGGCAAGGCGGTCCTGTTCAAGCGGTTCGCCGATGTGGACGCCTTCGACATCGAGGTGGACGAGACCGATCCTGCGGCCTTTGTGGACACCGTCGTGCGCATCGCGCCGACCTTCGGCGGCATCAACCTGGAGGACATCGCCGCGCCGGACTGCTTCTGGATCGAACGGGAGTGCAAGCGCCGCCTGGATATCCCCGTCATGCACGACGACCAGCACGGGACCGCCATCATCATCGGCGCGGCGCTGATGAACGCCCTGGAGCTGGTCGGCAAACGGATCGAGGACGTGCGGGTCGTGTTCTCGGGTGTCGGCGCGGCGGGCTTCGCGTCGGCCGTCTATCTGCTCGGCCTCGGGGTGCGGCGGGAGCACCTGGTGATGACCGACCGCAAGGGGGTGGTGTTCACCGGCCGCGCCGGCCACGACTACCTGCAGGACGTGGCCAGCGACACTGCGGCGCGCACCCTGGCCGAGGCGGTGGAGGGTGCCGACGTGTTCGTCGGTGTGAGCGCGGCCGGCGTGCTCAGCCCGGACATGCTCCGATCGATGGCGCCGACACCGATCGTGTTCGCCCTGGCGAACCCGGTGCCCGAGATCGACCCCGGCGTGGCGCGGGAGACCCGCGCCGGCGTGATCATCGCCACCGGGCGCAGCGACCACCCGAACCAGGTCAACAACGTCCTGGCGTTCCCGTACATCTTCCGGGGCGCATTGGACATCCGTGCCACCGCGATCACCGAGGGCATGAAGCACGCCGCCAGCCGGGCCATCGCGGCTCTCGCTCAGCAACCGGTCACCGCGGACGCCGGCTACGCCCCCGGGGACTTGGCGTTCGGGCACGAGGCGCTCATCCCCAAGCCCTTCGACCGGCGACTGCTGCCGGAGGTCGCCTCCGCCGTCGCAGCGCAGGGCCTGCGCGACGGCGTGGCGCGAACGGATCTGGATCTCGACCAGTACGCCGTCGACCTCCGGGAGTGGCCCCGCCAGTGA
- the fabD gene encoding ACP S-malonyltransferase, which yields MTRTVFMFPGQGSQKVGMGRDFVDRYPELQSRYFDAADEILGFPISTLCFEGPEEDLRRTDNTQPAIFLVSMAILDVLRANGVEPAAVAGHSLGEYSALVCAGVLDFADGLRLVRRRGELMAGVDQRTPGAMAAIIGPPPEAVEEFCAAARESSGGIVEPANYNEPEQTVISGQDEPVEAAMSLADEAGARVVKLQVGAPFHCSLMDVLADEFAAALDACTFRDPTLPVVANVTGDYVRTADEVKAALHRQVAGSVQWTATLRLLAGDGYDTFVEVGPGRVLSGFSMKVNPDLTVHSAGQVRRLEKVLPELAG from the coding sequence ATGACACGGACGGTGTTCATGTTCCCGGGGCAGGGATCTCAGAAGGTCGGCATGGGTCGAGACTTCGTGGACCGCTACCCCGAGCTGCAGTCGCGGTACTTCGACGCCGCCGACGAGATCCTCGGCTTCCCGATCTCCACGCTGTGCTTCGAAGGTCCGGAGGAGGACCTGCGCCGGACCGACAACACCCAGCCGGCGATCTTCCTCGTCAGCATGGCGATCCTCGATGTCCTGCGCGCCAACGGTGTCGAGCCGGCGGCGGTCGCGGGGCACAGCCTGGGCGAGTACTCGGCGCTGGTGTGCGCCGGGGTCCTGGACTTCGCCGACGGGCTGCGGCTGGTCCGCCGCCGTGGCGAGCTCATGGCGGGCGTGGACCAGCGCACGCCCGGAGCAATGGCCGCAATCATCGGCCCGCCGCCGGAGGCGGTCGAGGAGTTCTGCGCAGCGGCTCGCGAGTCAAGCGGCGGCATCGTCGAACCGGCCAACTACAACGAGCCCGAGCAGACGGTGATCTCCGGCCAGGACGAACCGGTGGAGGCCGCGATGAGCCTCGCCGACGAGGCCGGCGCCCGCGTGGTCAAGCTCCAGGTGGGCGCGCCCTTCCACTGCAGCCTGATGGATGTGCTGGCCGACGAGTTCGCCGCGGCCCTGGACGCCTGCACGTTCCGAGACCCCACCCTGCCGGTGGTGGCCAACGTGACCGGCGACTACGTGCGCACCGCCGACGAGGTGAAGGCGGCCCTGCACCGACAGGTGGCGGGTTCCGTCCAGTGGACCGCCACCTTGCGGCTCCTGGCCGGTGACGGCTACGACACCTTCGTCGAGGTCGGACCGGGGCGGGTCCTCTCCGGCTTCTCTATGAAGGTCAACCCGGACCTGACGGTCCACAGCGCCGGTCAGGTCCGCCGCTTGGAGAAGGTGCTGCCCGAGCTCGCCGGCTAG
- a CDS encoding AfsA-related hotdog domain-containing protein: protein MTNPDEQWGETMDPSTDAETSPPDGASTTAAPSEPAFDRSIPRKLVHKAGPEAVWLTEIAQVGEHHYRCAGHVPRTHTLVNDAAEPAHTYYDLAFLTELGRQAGIATMHEYEGAPVDWATVFLKFDLELVDPVPNARSPGPVPVIVDVRYRNRETEEGGLTVLAELTFEIDGVVRARATSMASAYEKGPYKAWRRDMRDDKPLTDHEPRVVEPIAPERVGRRDPDNVMIGELRNGAAPGAYRCAAHVDTLHPHFFEHPMDHIPGVVHLEVMRQAALVAAHDHHGVSPAGATIASARTKFLGFAELELPLDCDVAVGRATPEQDGVLAVPVSLTLSQPGNPKVTTARMVVRGFSG, encoded by the coding sequence GTGACGAATCCTGACGAGCAATGGGGCGAGACCATGGACCCGTCCACCGACGCTGAGACGAGCCCGCCCGACGGGGCGTCGACGACGGCTGCTCCCTCCGAGCCCGCCTTCGACCGCAGCATCCCGCGGAAGCTGGTCCACAAGGCGGGGCCCGAGGCCGTCTGGCTGACCGAGATCGCCCAGGTGGGTGAGCACCACTACCGCTGCGCCGGCCACGTGCCACGGACCCACACCCTGGTCAACGATGCGGCGGAGCCCGCGCACACCTACTACGACCTCGCCTTCCTGACCGAGCTCGGTCGCCAGGCCGGCATCGCCACGATGCACGAGTACGAGGGCGCGCCGGTGGACTGGGCGACGGTCTTCCTGAAGTTCGACCTCGAGCTCGTCGATCCCGTCCCCAACGCTCGCAGCCCGGGACCGGTGCCGGTCATCGTGGACGTGCGCTACCGCAACCGCGAGACGGAGGAGGGCGGCCTCACGGTCCTCGCGGAGCTCACTTTCGAGATCGACGGCGTGGTCCGGGCGCGGGCCACCAGCATGGCGTCGGCCTACGAGAAGGGTCCCTACAAGGCGTGGCGCCGGGACATGCGCGACGACAAGCCGCTGACCGACCACGAGCCGCGGGTCGTCGAGCCCATCGCACCCGAGCGGGTCGGCCGCCGCGATCCCGACAACGTCATGATCGGCGAGCTCCGCAACGGTGCGGCGCCGGGGGCCTACCGCTGCGCCGCGCACGTCGACACGCTGCACCCGCACTTCTTCGAGCACCCGATGGACCACATCCCCGGTGTCGTCCACCTCGAGGTCATGCGCCAGGCGGCGCTCGTGGCGGCCCATGACCACCACGGCGTCTCCCCGGCGGGCGCGACCATCGCGTCGGCGCGCACGAAGTTCCTCGGCTTCGCCGAGCTCGAGCTGCCACTCGACTGCGACGTGGCGGTCGGCCGGGCCACACCGGAGCAGGACGGCGTGCTGGCCGTGCCCGTGAGCCTGACGCTGTCCCAGCCCGGCAACCCGAAGGTCACGACCGCCAGGATGGTCGTCCGCGGCTTCTCCGGCTAG
- a CDS encoding HAD family hydrolase: MRAASRARLAVIDVGGTMVAEGWLVSAAVQSALAEAGIPATATLLDELRGRNRKAALEAAARAAGVDPVVAGKALGGFATQVRHDILDGRYRPLPGVGHALAWLRRAGVLVVATTNFAVELRSQLLAVTGLDAYLAGTVSSGELAGTDEGSMTGMAMRRAGVTNPAEVACIGDTAGDLAAGREARVGWNFGVLTGRDDLVRLDPQAGDVIVANVSEAVAYLLGGPLSRPRTFTEGSSMEH, encoded by the coding sequence ATGCGCGCAGCTTCCCGGGCGCGGCTGGCCGTCATCGACGTCGGCGGCACGATGGTCGCCGAAGGATGGTTGGTCAGCGCCGCGGTCCAGTCCGCGCTGGCCGAGGCCGGCATCCCGGCGACGGCCACGCTCCTCGACGAGCTGCGGGGTCGCAACCGCAAGGCCGCGCTGGAGGCTGCCGCCAGAGCCGCAGGCGTGGACCCGGTGGTGGCGGGCAAGGCGCTGGGCGGGTTCGCCACCCAGGTGCGCCACGACATCCTTGACGGCCGCTACCGACCGCTGCCCGGGGTGGGACACGCCCTTGCCTGGTTGCGGCGGGCGGGCGTGCTGGTCGTGGCGACGACGAACTTCGCGGTCGAGCTGCGAAGCCAGCTCCTCGCGGTCACCGGTCTCGACGCCTACCTCGCCGGTACGGTGTCCTCGGGGGAGCTGGCGGGCACCGACGAGGGGTCGATGACCGGGATGGCGATGCGCCGCGCCGGGGTCACCAACCCCGCGGAGGTCGCCTGCATCGGGGACACGGCGGGCGATCTCGCCGCCGGCCGCGAGGCCCGTGTGGGCTGGAACTTCGGTGTGCTCACCGGCCGTGACGACCTCGTGCGGCTCGACCCGCAAGCCGGCGACGTGATCGTCGCCAACGTCTCCGAAGCGGTGGCCTACCTGCTCGGCGGCCCCCTTTCGCGTCCCCGCACGTTCACGGAAGGCTCGAGCATGGAACACTAA
- a CDS encoding tetratricopeptide repeat protein, with amino-acid sequence MGKRVDEGLEDLRGRAEAAFDAGADDAAALLRRLTELQPDDAAVWRDLGLALVNDGDLLAADRALRESLRLGGADPTTQVALAHVVFAKGDVDEAVTVLTGAATQSDDVAPLRSLVEMCRVAGRPRAALDAAEKIAAQQPDDVLTMIDLADLYLDLGEFDAALDAFRRLRDLDAEPGDAVYAYHGMIEVEIRRDRWRRALDLAISASALDRHQLTTDVLAFVTAQLFGDADRPAPPREEIERRMVERRAQHRQVHVEALQG; translated from the coding sequence GTGGGCAAGCGGGTGGACGAGGGGCTCGAAGATCTCAGGGGACGGGCCGAGGCGGCCTTCGACGCCGGCGCGGACGACGCGGCTGCGTTGCTGCGCCGCCTGACGGAGCTGCAGCCCGACGATGCCGCGGTGTGGCGTGACCTCGGGCTGGCCCTCGTCAACGACGGGGACCTCCTCGCCGCCGACCGGGCCTTGCGGGAGTCGCTGCGCCTCGGTGGTGCCGACCCGACGACGCAGGTCGCCCTCGCACACGTCGTCTTCGCCAAGGGCGACGTGGACGAGGCCGTCACCGTGCTGACTGGGGCGGCGACCCAGTCGGACGACGTCGCTCCCCTGCGCAGCCTCGTGGAGATGTGCCGGGTCGCGGGCCGCCCGCGCGCGGCCCTCGACGCTGCGGAGAAGATCGCCGCCCAGCAGCCCGACGACGTGCTGACCATGATCGACCTCGCCGACCTCTACCTCGACCTGGGCGAGTTCGACGCGGCGCTCGACGCGTTCCGGCGGCTGCGTGACCTCGACGCGGAGCCCGGCGACGCGGTGTACGCCTACCACGGCATGATCGAGGTCGAGATCCGCCGTGATCGGTGGCGGCGCGCCCTTGACCTCGCGATCTCGGCGTCGGCCCTCGATCGCCACCAGCTCACCACCGACGTCCTCGCCTTCGTGACGGCGCAGCTTTTCGGGGATGCGGACCGTCCCGCGCCACCGCGCGAGGAGATCGAACGCCGGATGGTGGAACGCCGGGCGCAGCACCGCCAGGTCCACGTTGAAGCGCTCCAAGGGTGA
- a CDS encoding acetyl-CoA carboxylase carboxyltransferase subunit alpha produces the protein MTQDVAPPRAAAAAAAASQWLKCPSCDAFVYAKRLARNLRVCPECSYHFRMSVADRLTQLLDPDSFEQRDVDLEGADPLGFTDSRAYTERLEAARRKTGRRDAAVYGRGAIGGFDVVVTAMDFAFMGGSMGGAVGEIITRAAEEALESRTPLLIIAASGGARMQEGCISLMQLAKTSQALGRLGEEGVLSACLLTDPTFGGVTASFAMLGDVLIAEPKALIGFAGPQVIEQTIRQQLPEDFQTSGFLLEHGMLDLVVPRENLRNALTKLLRFHAAEPPDELPTGQGSPMLTDPDALADRPAWDVVMMARDIGRPTTLEYAGFIFDDFQELHGDRLYAENASIVGGLASLEGLSVVLIGHQKGHSTNELVTRNFGMPEPEGYRKALRLMQHAAKFGMPIVTLVDTPGAFPGLGAEERGQAVAIARNIMEMARLPVPIVVVVTGEGGSGGALALAVGDRVLMLENAYYSVISPEGCSVILWSNAAAAPQAAQALRVRAPDLLRLRVMDGIVPEPEDGAPRDPVTTAANLKEALVTCLNELLPLSPETLVEQRYQRFRMFGTPGEQPLLPARERDE, from the coding sequence GTGACGCAGGATGTCGCACCACCCCGTGCAGCCGCGGCAGCCGCGGCGGCCTCCCAGTGGCTGAAGTGCCCGTCCTGTGACGCCTTCGTCTACGCCAAGCGACTGGCGCGCAACCTGCGCGTGTGCCCCGAGTGCAGCTACCACTTCCGCATGTCGGTGGCCGACCGCCTCACCCAGCTCCTCGACCCCGACTCCTTCGAGCAGCGCGACGTCGACCTCGAGGGCGCGGACCCCCTGGGCTTCACGGACTCCCGGGCCTACACCGAACGCCTCGAGGCGGCCAGGCGCAAGACCGGCCGGCGTGACGCGGCCGTCTACGGTCGGGGTGCCATCGGCGGCTTCGACGTGGTCGTCACCGCCATGGACTTCGCCTTCATGGGTGGCAGCATGGGCGGAGCCGTCGGGGAGATCATCACGCGCGCCGCGGAGGAGGCGTTGGAGAGCCGCACGCCGCTGCTCATCATCGCCGCCTCGGGTGGCGCGCGCATGCAGGAGGGCTGCATCTCGCTCATGCAGCTGGCCAAGACCAGCCAGGCCCTCGGACGCCTCGGCGAGGAGGGCGTGCTGTCCGCGTGCCTGCTCACCGATCCCACCTTCGGTGGCGTCACGGCGTCGTTCGCGATGCTCGGCGACGTGCTCATCGCCGAGCCGAAGGCCCTGATCGGCTTCGCGGGTCCACAGGTCATCGAGCAGACCATCCGCCAGCAGCTGCCGGAGGACTTCCAGACATCCGGCTTCCTGCTCGAGCACGGGATGCTGGACCTCGTCGTCCCGCGCGAGAACCTCCGCAACGCGTTGACCAAGCTGCTGCGCTTCCACGCGGCGGAGCCCCCCGACGAGCTGCCGACCGGGCAGGGCTCCCCGATGCTGACCGATCCCGACGCGCTCGCGGATCGGCCGGCCTGGGATGTCGTGATGATGGCTCGCGACATCGGGCGGCCGACGACGCTCGAGTACGCCGGGTTCATCTTCGACGACTTCCAGGAGCTGCACGGGGATCGGCTCTATGCCGAGAACGCCTCCATCGTCGGGGGCCTGGCAAGCCTCGAGGGACTCAGCGTCGTGCTGATCGGCCACCAGAAGGGCCACAGCACGAACGAGCTCGTCACCCGCAACTTCGGGATGCCGGAGCCGGAGGGCTACCGCAAGGCGCTGCGCTTGATGCAGCACGCGGCCAAGTTCGGCATGCCGATCGTGACGCTCGTGGACACCCCGGGCGCCTTCCCTGGTCTGGGTGCCGAGGAGCGGGGCCAGGCGGTGGCCATCGCCCGCAACATCATGGAGATGGCCCGCCTGCCGGTGCCCATCGTGGTGGTCGTCACCGGCGAGGGCGGCAGCGGCGGGGCGCTCGCCCTCGCGGTGGGCGACCGGGTGCTCATGCTCGAGAACGCCTACTACTCGGTGATCAGCCCCGAGGGCTGCTCGGTCATCCTGTGGAGCAATGCGGCCGCGGCCCCCCAGGCAGCGCAGGCGCTGCGGGTGCGCGCACCCGATCTGCTGCGGCTGCGGGTCATGGACGGCATCGTCCCCGAGCCCGAGGACGGGGCCCCGAGGGACCCTGTCACGACCGCCGCCAACCTCAAGGAGGCGCTGGTGACCTGCCTGAACGAGCTCCTTCCCCTGTCACCCGAGACCCTCGTCGAGCAGCGCTACCAACGCTTCAGGATGTTCGGCACTCCGGGTGAGCAACCCCTCCTACCCGCACGGGAGCGAGACGAATGA
- the accB gene encoding acetyl-CoA carboxylase biotin carboxyl carrier protein produces MTDDKPAGDALVRSLCEEARTLASGLRGPLSKISISAGDHQVEVVWHEATGGAMVVPAHPGAAPDSAVAEEDTEGRHVIVAPLVGTFYRSPDPSADPFVEEGDEVEAGADVGIIEAMKIMNNIQAEQAGTITKILVSDGEMVEFGQELMVIEPAGEAP; encoded by the coding sequence ATGACAGACGACAAGCCTGCCGGGGATGCGCTCGTGCGCTCGCTCTGCGAGGAGGCACGCACGTTGGCCTCCGGTCTACGGGGCCCTTTGAGCAAGATCTCGATCAGCGCGGGTGACCACCAGGTCGAGGTGGTGTGGCACGAGGCCACCGGGGGTGCGATGGTCGTCCCGGCGCACCCCGGCGCCGCCCCCGACAGCGCCGTCGCGGAGGAGGACACCGAAGGGCGCCACGTCATCGTGGCCCCCCTCGTCGGCACCTTCTACCGCTCACCGGATCCCTCGGCCGACCCGTTCGTCGAGGAGGGCGACGAGGTCGAGGCGGGCGCCGACGTCGGGATCATCGAAGCCATGAAGATCATGAACAACATCCAGGCCGAACAGGCCGGGACGATCACCAAGATCCTCGTGTCGGATGGTGAGATGGTCGAGTTCGGCCAGGAGCTCATGGTCATCGAACCGGCCGGCGAGGCGCCATGA
- the accC gene encoding acetyl-CoA carboxylase biotin carboxylase subunit, whose product MVDKVLIANRGEIALRIARACREMGIACVAVYSSADAESAVVRFADEAVHIGPPATARSYLHIPSIVGAALKTGADAIHPGYGFLSEDPFFAEICADHGITFIGPRPDVMERMGNKAVARQLMTKAGLPLLPGTIEPVATADEAQDIADGIGYPVIIKAAAGGGGRGMTVVSRSEDVRHDYQTTRALAQSLFKDSAVYIERYLRRSRHTEIQILCDNHGTGIHLGERDCSVQRRHQKLIEEAPSIHLSPEQREAIGAAAVEGALSIGYTGAGTMEFLLDDEGKFWFMEMNTRIQVEHPVSELVTGIDLIKEQILVAQGEPLSHAQDDVELRGHAIECRINAEDPDHGFTPAAGRIEEYVPPGGPWTRVDSHCYPGWMVSPYYDSLIAKLIVWAPDRTQAIDRMARTLGEFRVGGPGIKTTIGFHQRVCANPTFRTGDFYTDFVEQHMSQ is encoded by the coding sequence GTGGTCGACAAAGTACTGATCGCCAACCGCGGGGAGATCGCCCTGCGGATCGCCCGCGCCTGCCGCGAGATGGGGATCGCGTGCGTGGCCGTCTACTCCAGCGCGGACGCCGAGTCCGCGGTGGTGCGATTCGCCGACGAAGCGGTCCACATCGGTCCCCCGGCGACGGCGCGCAGCTACCTGCACATCCCGAGCATCGTGGGCGCCGCCCTGAAGACCGGTGCCGACGCCATCCACCCGGGCTATGGGTTCCTCTCCGAGGATCCCTTCTTCGCGGAGATCTGCGCCGACCACGGCATCACCTTCATCGGACCGCGGCCGGACGTCATGGAGCGCATGGGCAACAAGGCGGTCGCCCGCCAGCTGATGACCAAGGCGGGTCTCCCGCTGCTGCCGGGCACGATCGAGCCGGTGGCCACCGCCGACGAGGCGCAGGACATCGCGGACGGCATCGGCTACCCGGTGATCATCAAGGCGGCGGCCGGCGGTGGCGGCCGGGGCATGACGGTCGTGTCACGCTCGGAGGATGTCCGCCACGACTACCAGACGACGCGTGCCCTGGCGCAGTCGCTGTTCAAGGACAGCGCGGTCTACATCGAGCGCTACCTGCGCAGGTCGCGCCACACCGAGATCCAGATCCTCTGCGACAACCACGGCACGGGCATTCACCTCGGCGAGCGGGACTGCTCGGTGCAGCGCCGTCACCAGAAGCTCATCGAGGAAGCGCCCTCCATCCACCTGTCGCCGGAGCAGCGCGAGGCGATCGGCGCTGCGGCGGTGGAGGGGGCCCTGTCGATCGGGTACACCGGCGCGGGCACCATGGAGTTCCTCCTCGACGACGAGGGCAAGTTCTGGTTCATGGAGATGAACACCCGCATCCAGGTCGAGCACCCGGTCAGCGAGCTGGTCACCGGCATCGACCTCATCAAGGAGCAGATCCTGGTCGCGCAGGGCGAGCCGCTGTCCCACGCGCAGGACGACGTGGAGCTGCGGGGCCATGCCATCGAGTGCCGGATCAACGCCGAGGATCCGGATCATGGCTTCACGCCGGCTGCCGGCCGCATCGAGGAGTACGTCCCGCCGGGTGGTCCCTGGACGCGGGTCGACTCGCACTGCTACCCGGGATGGATGGTCAGCCCGTACTACGACTCGCTGATCGCCAAGCTCATCGTCTGGGCCCCCGACCGCACGCAGGCGATCGATCGGATGGCCCGGACCCTCGGCGAGTTCCGCGTCGGCGGTCCCGGCATCAAGACCACCATCGGCTTCCACCAGCGGGTCTGCGCCAACCCGACGTTCCGCACCGGCGACTTCTACACGGACTTCGTCGAGCAGCACATGAGCCAGTGA
- a CDS encoding GAF domain-containing protein — MSEATAGTGPDDDRVEDLQNRLATETQIRAQLVDLAVRLNSTLNLDELLQLIMASAADLLDAETSSLMLLEEESDELVIEVATGDVGDSVAKTRIPAGAGIAGWTLANRQAAVIDDPESDDRFFSDVAEAVGFETRNLIAVPLLAKDRAVGVVEVINKRDPGGFTPRDVEVAQALAALAAIAIDNASLYAQLADAVVTARMSYRL; from the coding sequence ATGTCCGAGGCAACCGCGGGTACCGGTCCCGATGACGACCGGGTCGAGGATCTCCAGAACCGCCTTGCCACGGAGACCCAGATCCGCGCGCAGCTGGTGGACCTGGCCGTCCGCCTGAACTCGACGCTGAACCTCGACGAGCTGCTGCAGCTCATCATGGCGTCGGCCGCCGATCTGCTGGATGCGGAGACCAGCTCGTTGATGCTGCTGGAGGAGGAGTCCGACGAGCTCGTCATCGAGGTCGCGACCGGCGACGTCGGTGACAGCGTCGCCAAGACCCGCATCCCCGCCGGCGCCGGCATCGCCGGGTGGACGCTGGCCAACCGCCAGGCCGCGGTCATCGACGACCCCGAGTCCGACGACCGCTTCTTCAGCGACGTCGCCGAGGCCGTCGGCTTCGAGACGCGCAACCTCATCGCCGTGCCGCTGCTCGCCAAGGACCGGGCCGTCGGGGTCGTCGAGGTCATCAACAAGCGCGACCCCGGCGGGTTCACCCCCCGCGACGTGGAGGTGGCGCAGGCGCTGGCCGCCCTCGCGGCGATCGCGATCGACAATGCGTCGCTGTACGCCCAGCTGGCCGACGCCGTGGTGACCGCCCGGATGTCCTACCGCCTCTGA